A genomic region of Apus apus isolate bApuApu2 chromosome 24, bApuApu2.pri.cur, whole genome shotgun sequence contains the following coding sequences:
- the CACTIN gene encoding splicing factor Cactin, whose translation MGSGSRSPARRRRSRSARRERGRGRSCSRERRRRRSRSGERRREPSAGSSSGDERQKWKKKKNKSRDQHHKSQKKHRSRSRGRCSSSSSERERDKRRARSRERRRKRDGSKSSVSSVSSPSPPRSQGREEAAQQLSLQERLRLKEEKKKQAALMKALETPEEKRARRLAKKEAKERKKREKMGWGEEYMGYTNTDNPFGDNNLLGTFIWSKALEKKGISHLDEKDLKERNKRIQEDNRLELQKVKQLRLEREREKAMREQELEMLQREKEAEHFKTWEEQEDNFHLQQAKLRSKIRIRDGRAKPIDLLAKYISAEDDDLAVEMHEPYTFLNGLTVSDMEDLVEDIQVYMELEQGKNVDFWRDMTIITEDEIAKLRKLEASGKGGPGERRDGVNASVSSDVQSVFKGKTYNQLQVLYQGIESKIRAGGPNLDIGYWESLLQQLKAYMARARLRERHQDVLRQKLYKLKQEQGVESEPLFPIIKQEPASPSDRLDAEENMVVQPGPSSETEAEQDTEAKEEAEGEAVLMEEDLIQQSLDDYDAGKYSPRLLGTNELPFDAHVLEAEEDTHRLLLLRQQLQVTGDATESTDDIFFRKAKEGMGADEAQFSVEMPLTGKAYLWADKYRPRKPRFFNRVHTGFEWNKYNQTHYDFDNPPPKIVQGYKFNIFYPDLIDKRSTPEYFLEACQDNKDFAILRFHAGPPYEDIAFKIVNREWEYSHRHGFRCQFANGIFQLWFHFKRYRYRR comes from the exons ATGGGCTCGGGGTCGCGCagcccggcgcggcggcggaGATCCCGCTCGgcccggcgggagcggggccggggacGCTCCTGCAGCCGCgagaggcggcggcggcgcagCCGGAGCGGGGAGCGGCGCCGGGAGCCCAGCGCGGG ctccagctctggcgATGAGAGGCAGAagtggaagaagaagaagaacaagAGCAGGGACCAGCACCATAAAAGCCAGAAGAAGCATCGCTCGCGGTCCCGGGGCcgctgctccagctccagctcgGAGCGCGAGCGGGACAAGAGGAGAGCCCGGAGCAGAGAGCGGCGGAGGAAGAGAGATGGCTCCAAGTCTTCTGTGTCCTCCGTCagctccccctccccgccgcgctcccagggcagggaggaggctgcGCAGCAGCTGAGCCTCCAGGAGCGCTTGAGgctgaaggaggagaagaagaagcaggCTGCACTGATGAAAGCTTTGGAGACGCCCGAGGAGAAACGGGCTCGCCGGCTGGCCAAGAAAGAGGccaaggagaggaagaagagggagaagatgggatggggagaggagtACATGGGTTACACCAACACTGATAATCCCTTTGGGGACAATAACCTGCTGGGCACCTTCATCTGGAGCAAG gcactggaaaagaaagggatCAGCCACCTGGATGAGAAGGACCTGAAAGAGAGGAACAAGCGAATCCAGGAGGACAATcgcctggagctgcagaag GTGAAGCAGCTGCGCCTGGAGCGGGAGCGGGAGAAGGCGATgcgggagcaggagctggagatgctgcagcgGGAGAAGGAGGCAGAGCACTTCAAAacctgggaggagcaggaggacaaCTTCCACCTGCAGCAGGCCAAGCTGCG CTCTAAGATCCGGATTCGGGATGGAAGGGCAAAACCCATTGACCTTCTGGCCAAGTACATCAGTGCAGAGGATGATGATCTGGCCGTGGAGATGCACGAACCCTACACCTTCCTGAATGGCCTGACTGTGTCTGACATGGAGGATCTGGTGGAGGACATCCAG GTTTACATGGAGCTGGAGCAAGGGAAGAATGTGGACTTCTGGAGGGACATGACCATCATCACAGAGGACGAGATAGCCAAGCTCCGCAAACTGGAGGCCTCTGGGAAAGGAGGACCAG GGGAGCGTCGGGACGGCGTCAACGCCTCCGTCAGCTCGGACGTGCAGTCCGTGTTCAAGGGGAAGACATACAACCAGCTGCAAGTGCTGTACCAGGGCATCGAGAGCAAGATCCGGGCAGGAGGACCCAACCTTGACATTGGGTACTGGGAGagtctgctgcagcagctgaaggctTACATGGCTCGGGCCAG GCTGCGGGAGCGGCACCAGGACGTGCTGCGCCAGAAGCTGTACAAGctgaagcaggagcagggggtggAGAGTGAACCGCTCTTCCCTATCATCAAGCAGGAACCAGCCTCCCCCAGCGACAG GCTGGATGCAGAGGAGAACATGGTGGTACAGCCAGGGCCATCCTCGGAGACAGAGGCTGAGCAGGACACGGAGGCcaaggaagaggcagaggggGAAGCTGTGCTGATGGAGGAGGACCTGATCCAGCAGAGCCTGGACGACTATGACGCGGGGAAGTACAGTCCCCGGCTCCTGGGCACCAACGAGCTGCCCTTCGATGCCCACGTGCTGGAGGCCGAGGAGGACACGCAtcggctgctgctgctgcgccagcagctgcaggtcacAG gtgaTGCCACCGAAAGCACCGATGACATCTTCTTCCGTAAGGCCAAGGAGGGCATGGGCGCAGACGAGGCGCAGTTCAGCGTGGAGATGCCCCTGACGGGCAAGGCCTACCTGTGGGCTGACAAGTACCGGCCCCGCAAGCCCCGCTTCTTCAACCGGGTCCACACGGGCTTCGAGTGGAACAAGTACAACCAGACCCACTACGACTTTGACAACCCACCCCCCAAGATCGTGCAGGGCTACAAGTTCAACATCTTCTACCCTGACCTCATCGACAAGCGCTCGACACCTGAGTACTTCCTGGAGGCCTGCCAGGACAACAAGGACTTTGCCATCCTGCGCTTCCACGCCGGGCCGCCCTACGAGGACATCGCCTTCAAGATCGTCAACCGCGAGTGGGAATATTCCCACCGCCACGGCTTCCGCTGCCAGTTTGCCAACGGGATCTTCCAGCTCTGGTTCCACTTCAAGCGTTACCGTTACCGCAGATGA